The proteins below come from a single Deltaproteobacteria bacterium genomic window:
- a CDS encoding DUF721 domain-containing protein translates to MSKPPSFHPLKNILGKLAKNNQWEQKLKQYEFLLHWEEIVGAKIAKQTTPTTWRGTTLCVNVSTPAWLQELRMMEPEILEKFRLKCPNQPIHKIHWRVGQDR, encoded by the coding sequence ATGTCAAAACCCCCTTCATTTCATCCCCTAAAAAACATTCTGGGCAAACTCGCAAAAAATAACCAGTGGGAGCAGAAATTAAAACAATACGAATTTTTGTTGCATTGGGAAGAAATTGTCGGCGCAAAAATTGCCAAACAAACCACCCCCACCACTTGGCGAGGAACAACACTCTGTGTCAACGTTTCAACACCGGCATGGCTTCAGGAATTAAGAATGATGGAACCCGAAATCCTCGAAAAATTTCGTCTCAAATGCCCCAATCAACCGATCCACAAAATCCATTGGAGGGTCGGTCAAGATCGCTGA
- the dksA gene encoding RNA polymerase-binding protein DksA: protein MNKKDITRFKKILSEQRHILLNTVSTSKEQGLGFSSEDLSDEIDLATSETDQSLNLRLRDRERILLKKIERTLEKIEEGTFGVCESCGEEISAKRLEARPVTDLCIRCKEDQERVEKGFAD from the coding sequence ATGAATAAAAAAGACATTACCCGCTTCAAGAAAATTCTTTCGGAACAGCGACATATTCTGCTCAATACCGTCAGCACCTCCAAAGAGCAGGGGCTTGGATTTAGCAGTGAAGACCTCTCCGATGAAATCGATTTAGCCACCTCTGAAACCGATCAATCCCTGAATTTGCGCCTTCGTGACCGTGAGCGCATTCTCCTTAAAAAAATCGAAAGAACTTTGGAAAAAATTGAAGAGGGAACTTTCGGTGTTTGCGAATCCTGTGGAGAAGAAATCAGCGCCAAACGTCTGGAAGCCCGCCCCGTGACCGACCTGTGCATTCGTTGTAAAGAAGATCAGGAACGCGTAGAAAAAGGTTTTGCAGATTAA
- the gshA gene encoding glutamate--cysteine ligase, whose translation MLDILAKSFQEKSKELNVWFEEKAKGILLPVTSSVDIRNAGFKVTVVDTNLFPAGFNNLCNSFSKTAAAQFKNTFQAEAPKAKKILIIPESFTRNWNYLEHLKKLEKLLQMAGFEAAIGYLGDGLPQSPYEIALPSGEKIILQSVEKTNSRLHVASLDPDILFLNNDCSAGIPEILQNITQPIFPSPELGWHSRSKKRHFEIYCTLIEEVAKILETDCWRMCPITYCEHDVDINNPKDLERIAERVTKVLERTKTKYEKYGIGEKPYVFIKSNAGTFGMGLTHVESAEEVMNLNRKGRQKLTSSKGGITPTEFIIQEGVITIDSFEGSPIEPVLYHVGGEFVGGFFRIHEKKDARASLNAPGARFESLCFHKTKDTKQGELVIHCKDHEHFFVIARWLGKIATLAAGLELKGL comes from the coding sequence ATGTTAGATATTCTTGCAAAATCGTTTCAGGAGAAATCAAAGGAACTCAACGTTTGGTTTGAAGAAAAGGCGAAGGGGATTTTGTTGCCCGTAACCAGTTCCGTGGATATCCGCAATGCCGGTTTTAAAGTCACCGTTGTGGACACCAATCTTTTTCCGGCCGGATTCAATAATCTGTGCAACAGTTTTTCTAAAACCGCCGCGGCTCAATTCAAGAACACCTTTCAAGCAGAAGCACCAAAAGCCAAAAAAATCCTTATAATTCCGGAGTCTTTCACCAGAAACTGGAATTATCTTGAACATTTAAAAAAACTCGAAAAACTCCTTCAGATGGCCGGTTTCGAAGCGGCTATTGGTTATCTTGGAGATGGTCTTCCTCAAAGTCCTTATGAAATCGCTCTCCCCAGTGGTGAAAAAATTATTCTTCAAAGTGTCGAAAAAACAAATTCCAGACTTCATGTTGCTTCCTTGGATCCCGACATTCTTTTTCTGAACAACGATTGTTCGGCCGGCATTCCTGAAATCCTTCAAAATATTACGCAACCCATCTTCCCTTCTCCGGAACTAGGCTGGCACAGCCGAAGTAAAAAGCGTCATTTTGAAATTTACTGCACACTGATTGAAGAGGTTGCAAAAATTTTGGAAACCGACTGTTGGAGAATGTGCCCTATCACCTACTGCGAGCATGACGTTGACATTAACAATCCCAAGGATCTGGAGCGGATTGCAGAGCGTGTCACAAAAGTTTTGGAACGCACCAAAACCAAATACGAAAAATACGGGATTGGTGAAAAACCGTACGTCTTTATCAAAAGCAACGCGGGCACTTTTGGAATGGGGCTTACCCATGTGGAATCCGCCGAAGAAGTGATGAACCTAAACCGGAAAGGCAGGCAAAAACTGACCTCCAGCAAAGGAGGGATCACACCCACCGAATTCATTATTCAGGAAGGGGTTATCACCATTGATTCTTTTGAAGGATCGCCGATCGAGCCGGTTTTATACCATGTTGGCGGAGAATTTGTCGGCGGGTTTTTTAGAATCCACGAAAAGAAAGATGCAAGGGCTTCCCTGAATGCCCCCGGGGCGCGTTTCGAATCGCTCTGTTTTCACAAAACCAAAGACACAAAACAGGGTGAGCTTGTCATCCATTGCAAAGACCATGAACATTTTTTCGTGATTGCACGCTGGCTCGGAAAAATCGCCACCCTCGCCGCAGGACTGGAACTCAAAGGACTTTAA